The Watersipora subatra chromosome 7, tzWatSuba1.1, whole genome shotgun sequence genomic interval GGGAATCTCCGAAAGGATTGCAGACCCGGGTCACGGAGTACAAGTGTACTCGGGCACCTAACCTGCATGAGCGGTACTGTGCTGAAATTGAGAGCTGGATCTCAAAAGGTTGGTTGAAAAGGTGGAGTCGGCCCATTGAGGGTATTATCCCCCTTTTGGCTGTGTTCCAACCAACGAAGGATAAAGTGCGACCAGTCATGGACTACCGTGAGCTGAACGCGTTTGTCGAGAGTCACACGGGAGGTGACGCGGTCGCTGTGTGCGGCGAGAAAATCCGTAAGTGGAGACAGTTGCGTGGCAGACTTGGGGTAGTTGACCTCAAGTCCGCGTACCTACAAATCCATGTTTCGGAGGACCTGTGGAAATACCAGGTCGTGAAGTATAAGGGGGTCCCTTATGCGCTGACACGTTTAGGCTTCGGGCTTTCGTGTGCGCCTaggatcatgaccaaaatccTAGGCAAGGTTCTTTCGCTCGACGAGCGGGTTCGACGAGGGACTGACCACTATATCGACGATATAGTGGTGCAGGAGTCTGTGCTTGGCGTGGagaagctgaggaagcaccTTGCTAAGTATGGACTGGTGACGAAAGAGCCGGAGGGCCTTGATGGAGGTCGGTTGTTGGGCATTTCTCTGAAAGGAAATGCTCGTGGACATTTGCAGATGTCGAGGGGAACTGCACTCTCCGAAATTCATCTTGAGCCAGCTGGGCTGACCAAGAGAGAGCTTTTCTCGTTTTGTGGCCGACTTGTCGGTCATTACCCAGTGGCTGGGTGGTTGCGGCCCTATTGCAGCTTCTTGAAGCGGCTGGGATGCAACGGAGCCTGGGATGCCCCTGTTGAAAAGGAGGTCAGCTCGCTAGCTAGTGAGCTTTACACAAGGGTATGCCAGGAGGACCCTGTTAGGGGTCCGTGGCACGTAAGACCGGACGGTTCGGTCGTTGTGTGGACAGATGCTAGCTCTCTGGGCCTCGGTGTGGCAATCGAGGTTGATGGCAGCATTGTTGAGGATGCGTCGTGGCTGAGGAAGGAGTCAGACCATTCACACATCAATGTTGCCGAATTGGAAGCTGTGGGACGAGGTGTTAACCTGGCTATTGCGTGGGGGTTCAAGACCTTCACCTTGGCGGTTGACTCTCTCACAGTTGTCAATTGGATGTCAAATACAATTGACGGGCGCAATCGTGTTCGcacgaaaagtgctgcagagaTGCTGGTGAAGCGTCGGCTGGGGGTGATCCGTGATACGATCACCGAGTACGGCCTATCGGTCACTATGCGTCTTGTACCTACTGTGGAAAACAAGGCGGATAGGATGACGAGGGTGCCCAAGAAGTGGCTCGGGCATCGTGGGATGAGTGGAGGCGAGGCCGAGAGCATGGCTGCTGCCATCTTCACCGGCGAGACCCTCGGGGATGCTGTGTGGGCGGCTCATTTGCCTCACCATCTGGGTGTCGAGAGAACACTGTACCTTGCTCAGCAAGTACGCAGTGACTTGACACGGGAGCAGGTCAAACGCGAGCTGGCTGGCTGTGAGGCCTGTCAGCGCGTTGACCCGGCTCCGAGAGGTGAGAACCTCGTGGAAACAGGCAGCTTGGCTGTCGAGGGGAACTGGTGCCGGGTGGCCATAGACGTGACTCACTATGGCGGCCAGGTGTTCCTGTCCATGGTTGATTGCGGGCCGTCACGTTTCGCTATCTGGCGTCGCTTGCCAAGTGAGACGGCAGCGCACATCGTGGCTCAGTTACGCACGATCGTAATTGAGCGAGGGCCGTGTGACGAATTGTTAATGGACAATTCCATGGCGTTTAGGTCAGCAACTGTTGCACAGTTCGCTGACGAGTGGGGGATTTCTCTGAGATTTCGTGCCGCTTACGCCTCGAGTGGCAACGGAATCGTTGAGAGGAATCACCGGACAATCAAGAGGATTGCCGAGAGGGGAAGAATTAGCCCCGAGGAGGCGACGTTCTGGTATAATGTCACGCCTCGCAAGGGTACAGATGGGGGTTCGGTACCCTCGAATAATCTGTATCGATATTCATGGCGAGTGCCTTTCGACGTCAATCTACGCGGGTTAGATGAGGTCAGTCAAGGCAAGTTTGCTGTCGGCGATGAGGTGTGGGTGAAACCCTCGACTCCGTCGTGCACTAGGCAGTGGGCACCGGGAGTGATTACCGGAGTCGTTTCAAAGCACAACGTGTGCGTGGATGGCATGCCGAGGCATGTGAGGGATGTCCGCAAACGGCGGTTTGGCACTGACCGTAGTAGGGAAAACGGCATCCGTGAACTGGTCGAAGACGGCCGGCCTAATCTAGATAGATTACTCGGTTCTGCTGCTCCCCCACCGCCTCAGCTGCATCCCTGTGAGGTGGCTGAGGTCTCGGAGGGGGATGTGGAGGACGGTCCTCAGACTGCTGAGGATGAAGTTCAAAACATGGATGGTGAGCCTCAGACTGCTGGAGTTCCGTCCGGGGATTTAGATCCTGATGAACCTGAGCTTCAACCGTTAATGCTCAGGCGGTCGCAGCGAGAGCGACGGCGTCCCCAGTATTTGGATGACTATGAGGGATAGCTGGTAGCTTCTTAAAAGCTAGGGGAAatgtgagttagtagtcacgtggtgcccgccgatagctcggaagggttcgtgggcatgcgccaccggaCGAGTAAGAACGGCCATGTTGTCTTTGGGAATCCAAGCTCCGTTCGGGTAGCTTGTGACTCTGTGCTGTCGTAGCGAAAAAGGATTGTTAAGAGTCTttctgagtcttggtgactcgtgagtaaccctactggtgtagtctggcactacggtgttttctggtaaaacgtgtaggtggagtaagggtgacataaggggaggttttggagtgtcacggctggcagtctggtactgcgttatttttacttagtaacttacactaacaatatcaagaagtatcaaaaagaatatccaaacttagtaatagtaatacagtaataatagaaaaccaatgcgcaattttgtttacatttcaaaacgccatagctaacaatatcaagaagtatcaagaagaatatccaaacttataattaaatatcgtaatctcataaaaatcgttagaaaaaaatatcatcgtcatatcctttacttacactgcgttggacatcagttagaataccaaagtactcaaatgtgtctgaaatgtcagttaatttgaaatcggcaaaaatgaaacgatttcagtactcctacgttaatcaccgaaaccttcgacaatgctatagactggtgaaaagtgcacgttattttttcgtgaaatgcgcacgatttaatcgttctattctttgtcgctcggcgtttcaatttccggtcttaacttttataaaagtgaggcttgacaagttttaataacgattttcgtccaaataaatctgtctatttgtgtataatccgattagatgggtaagttttaagataataatgacggtttacaaaaaattggtaacacatttaaataggtttgtatgtgttttgtatttttattatactttaattactctacaaaacgatggttaaatttgctgatgaaattttgattcaagggttcgtctcattgttgatgaatagttttcgggagttgtgtgcacatgtgcatttatcataaatctcccaaccaatcgcttcgctctgtttggtcgtgggattatcaAGCTTTTATTTGCATACTGCTTTGTTGTTATTAGTATTCCATCCAAACTGTTCATACAAGTTATGTTCGTCATTTGAATATCTACATTTTGTGTTTATAGCCAATGTTATTactgcatatattttatgaaattatgATCATGCTAAtacaatatatgcatatatatatataaaatacaattgtgTTTCATACGTATATAACACATTTAAAAAGGGTGTCGtgtttctatatataaatgtacactgtgaaacaaatattttgcaacCTATATTTGTCTATATTCTCTATAAGTCGTATATAAATTTGATCCACCATTTTCTTAATCACCAATTTTAACATTCGTGAAAATCTattaaataaagttttgttaCAAACTCAAAACTGAAGTTTTATACTATACTAGTAATTGTTGGAGCTCTTGTTACAATAAGGGTCACTTcaccatttttcaattttgtagaattGGTCGAACTCATAAACTGTGCAATGACTTGCAATGACTTCTGCAATGAAAAAGTTGTTAAAGTTTAAAAGAAACTTTCAGCTGTTTTTGGATCATATATAACAGCAACAATTGTTTCCCTGACAATAGAATGGGTAATAAATTGATATtgttctaaagattttgtttcaCTGAACTGCATATTAgttgtttgtaattttaaacAGCAGATGATCGGATTTGTTTTTCAAATGCCAATACATATATGTCTAAGTGGCCAAAATTAATACTAGAAAaccaaaatataaataaaaacatttcaaaacataAAATGATGACAAAATAAGATCTGACATATTCTCTACAAAATGAGAGAAGAATCGTCAGAAACTTCTCTTGTTGCATAATTTAGGCTTCTCATGTAAACTAGTTCACAGCTGTGAGATGTCTCAGGGCACTCTAGAAAATGTAAATAATTCATTTTGTAGGTGTCATATTTTTCTCACACCTTTGTTTTAAACTCACAAGCAAGTTTTGTTGGTCATTGCTAGCATAACATGAAGCCAGAGCAATTAACTAACGAGCACTTTTATGGCAACATCCTATACAACAGATATCATATCAcagtttaaaaattcaaaatatcaCTCTAGTTTCCATTGAAATGTATTCTTTATTAGCATGCTGCCAGAAAGCACTCTTTGTCTGGAGTAACACGGCTTTCTGTTTTATAAACTAACTATTTCATAGTAAGATGTAAACAGAAACAGATTAACAGCAGCGGTAAACCACACACATTTTATTAGATTATATATGCATGATAACAGTAAAGGAGGGTGACTGCAGCATAGTAGTATTATATAGCAGTTCAGAACAGCTAAGGCTCATTGAGATGAATGGCAGCTAATCATTCTGAGAGTAGGTTGATACTTTGTCTTGGTGGTAAATTGAGGAGGGAGGATTAGGTGGTGGAGTGGGTAATCTTAATCTTGGTAAAAGTACTTCTATGCTGTCATGCGCTAGAAATACACTGTACATGTCTTTAGAATTTACTCACGTTTAGCTTTGATCATGCTACTTGACACAGTCAGTAGGAAATGAGATGTTTTCCAGGTTTGATATTGTAAGTACCTTTTTCAAACTGCCTCTGCTGTGTTTAGATTGTGCATTGCAAGCAAAGCAGTCAAGCAAATGATCAAAGCAAATGGtctggaaatttaagttttttttaaccaaataagtttgcaaaaaactttccTCCAGATAGAAGCATTTGGATATTTTCATTAATAATTCATAGTTTTTTGTCAGCtacaaaattattctttttcaaaaaaactgTAAGGTCGCTTTTCATCATCCTTCACCAGAGCTACATGGCAGTAAATCActacttttaaattttacttattttaaGCCACTCACAAGTCTATCATGAATAATGTACACTAGCACCATGGTAGACTCGAGCGCTGTGAGAGTTCGTCACAGTGCAGATGAAGCACATAAAATAAGAATACACACTAGAAATTCcgctgtcatacagcccacgaccaaagtggtattggaaaaaaagaaagggtactgatggttgagaaatgcaatattagcagtcaaatggcactgcagtgcactaggataactgcaatggtagctgtaatgtactgggtgtggatgttattatatacaacaaatagcaataatgaaaggaaaagattatatgattatatctctccctctgcaataggagaaatgcaatattggccaatattataagtaaaatgcactgatattattagaataaccaatattattaatatagtaataatataaaaccaatgcataattttgtttgcatttcaaaacatcatagctaacaatatcaagaagttatgatatttatatagatttttagagaATCTGTACTACGTGGTCATTGTTcagtagtcatccaaacttataaatattgcaataatctcataacaatcgttagaaaaaaatattatcatcatttcatttacttacactgcgttggacatcagttagaataccaaagtactcaaaagtgtctaaaatgtcagttactttgaaatccgcaaaaatgaaacgatttcagtacttttacATTAATTagagaaaccttcggcaattcgacaatgctatagactggtaaaatgtgaacgttattttttcgtgaaatgcgcacgacttaatcgttctattctctgtcgctcggcgtttccaTTTCctgtcttaactttgataaaagtgaggcttagcaagttttaataacgattttcggccaaataaatctgtctatttgtatacaatccgttcagatgggtaactTTGAAGATATTGTCGAcgcttttcaaagacttggtaatatatttgaataggtttatatgtgttttgtatcgttattatacttaaacgactctacaaaacgatggttaaatttgttgatgagatttcgaaacgAGGGTTTGTGACGTTGTtgttgaataattttcgtaagttgtgtgcacatgcatttatcataaaaactctcccacttcgctccgctcatttggtcgtgggacaactCTTCTGATACTATGGTGGCCAATTAGCCCAGGTGTAACTGCGTCAGGCTGTGAATTTGAATTTTGTAAGATGCAACTGGTTCCCAGCCTCCAATGTCGCCCTGAACGAATAAACAGGACTCCAACATGCATTCCAGACTAGTATTTGCTTGTTTTCAATTGCAAGTAGCCTTCCCATTTTTATGAACTATTCTGAGAGCTAGAGATAAATTTGTGGGTGCCAACAGCCTGCTTTCCATTCAAAGTGAAGTTACGTTATTGCTTTTTTTTCTTTACCCAACACTCGAGGGGTATGCAGATGATGGATATGCACTCAGAGTAAAGTCATAGCACCTAAGAGATAACCTAAAATGTGATGAAGTCTTCTTACATAACTGAGCGAGCTAGAATTTGGactgtatgtatttaaataCCAGCAACCTTCACTTACTAGCAGTATATCGCCCAACCGACTGACAACAGAACGGAAAAAAGTTCATAGCAGTCTATTTTCCAGGCTGCCAGGTTTGTGTTTTTGAAATCTCAGATCAGATGGGAGGTTACTGCACAAGGGCTTTCCACTAGGGAATAAAACAGGAAGAGGATATAAAAACACTAAACCTGGCCCCAATGCCCGACGTTGATGACGGGTCCCCTATAACATTCTCTTAACATTTCTGCTGAAGAATGTTATGAAATCGTCAAAAGATCTGTTTTTGAATTAACTAACAATCAATAGTGGCAAAATTACACAATATACTATTTTCATAAACAATGTTTGATTATAAACCACTGATGGCATATAGTTACCATCTTACTGAATGGCAAACATATGCAAGGGAGATAAAGTCAAGTGGACGCAACTTGTAAAAGCACCTCGAATGAACAGTTCACCACTTTGCTACTGATCTTGCGTGTTTGCGATAGAAGATCGATGAATCTCTACTATCAGGACTGCCTCATGGTTTTCTTATAGTCATatataaatcttttaaaagtTAGTTTTATTTCTATAGTATCTACAGGCTGGCCTGTAGACGACCCTTCACCAGCATGAGCTTTTCCTTTCTTTTTAGAAGAAAGCATATTCTTTGTTTCATCAGCCAAGGGCTCTACAATTAGATACAAACATAtgctaattaaaaataaagatgCGATTGTCAAACCTGACCACTTGCTACTTATTGTCAAATCTGACTACCTGCTACTTATTGTCAAATCTTACCACTTGTTACTTATTGCCAAAATCAACAACTTTGGTGTCTCACCTTTAAAGGATATTTTGAACTTGCCACTCTGACCGAAACTCCCATCTATCACCCCAACCTCTCCGGTACTTAAAGATACTTTCAAGCCTACAAATGCTTGTATGTTCGTCTCTTTCTTAAAAAGATTCCTGTAAAAGACCAGAATGCATTGCAGGTTAAATACAACTAACCGATAGATGTTAACAGCACTAGAGTGCTTCTGTCAGATCATTGGAATATGCCACCAGGCTCATTGCCTCAGAATTCCACATAGCATTTTGCTTGCGGGTGAGAACAATTTATTGTCAAAGTGGGAGTTACTTTCTCACAGCAACTGCAGGATGAGACAAATCCTACTAGAATTTCTATGTTGTACAGGACAACAGCTGCCTTCAAACTTTACATAGTAGCCGCTAACAATATGCAGACGGAATGTCTAGTGGTGCAtgaaataaactggaccctTTCGTTGGAAAACTAACATTCTCATTTCCAAgattgttactcattgtgaatttagtctaTAGCCATAAACTATGTGCCGTAAACTCCGACGTAAAAGTAGAAAATTTGACACCATATTTCAAACTTAAAAATCCATCCTCAACTTATACGGCGGTCACGTTTTCATGACTTGAATTCTAGTAAATTCAACTTCACAAAACCACCACAAATCTTAATTACATGATATGAAATAtagggatttatttataaaatagtaaaatactagtaatcctactcaacatgaTATGGATCAAACACAAAGTCCCACTCTTCACCAATTCAAATTCTCATCACTAGGATTCTCGAACGGGAATAACacgattttttttaatttaatgcttTTTTTCGCAGTATCAGCCTACAAGCCCACACTTCGGTAATCCGTTCAACACATCCACTACTGTGCATCCATCAATTTTTTGGTACGTGAATCACAATTCCTGACAGAATACGGTCTCGCGGTATCATTTTTCTAATAAATACGTATTATCAGAGGTGGCAGCTTCACGGTATTGGTGAGACGGGCTAATACAAAGATGAAGTGTTTTTTGTGCCTTGAGGTTTTCACTAGAATGATCTTCCCTCATTCTTTTGTTAATTATTGTATTGCTGAAGGTACAAACAATCATGGGCGTTTTTGCATGCCATTAACTCAGCTACACATCACCCGCCTTTGATGCCGACTGATCTATTCCAATCAAACGACTTGAGCCAGAGAAGGGGATTGACTTAAACGGCGGGCACATGCCATAACATGTCATAACATGTCATAACCAGGGTTTTTAAATCAAAACTTATATGGCAGACTTACGGTAGCAACTTTATCCTCATTTTGTTtggatttcaaatatgtaaaccgAACAGTtgtaaaatcatgtttttgacTGATTATGTAGGCAAAATtatgaacatttcattttttaatggttgaagataacaagctgtacagatatgatcacatcacattcattttcatttgcttgTTTCAAGCAAATGAAAatgttgttgtttttttttgtacatgcatatgacttgaaacaagcaaataaaaatgtacataATGTAATGCCTTACATGGCCATAGTAGTAGCAACTAGCAGACGGAATGTAGCAATCTTCAAGTTCCCTAAGGAATGAGCAAGTGATGTCATGAAGTAGAGAATCTCAAAGAATAAGACTAATGTGTAGACCAGCAAATCAGATTCTGAGTGATCAGCCAGTCAAGCCATGAGATGAACCTTTACGATATTTATCGCCAATAAGAGTCGAGTAGTGCGCTTACCTTTTATTCTAGGTCATAGTTTATATACGCTTTGCAACAAAAATTCAACTTTTAGAGTAAAAACAGATTGAAGATGCTTGAGAGACCCAATTAAACCCAGCTTACCATCCGGTAAAACCCATTTCCATAGAGTAATATAATCCCTCCGGCCATAACATAGAGCCGCGCAATGTCAACATTAATGCTATTATCAGATATATCAAACCTAATGAACTCACACAGGACACTGCAGCTGTGCACAGATAGCCATAGAGTTACTCGCTCGTATTCTACCAAACATCATAGAGTTATACGGTACCTTCCAATAACTGTATAGTCATC includes:
- the LOC137400940 gene encoding uncharacterized protein, producing the protein MPVVRAILNGCGFQCLVDTGSERTLVSPQVLTGSTRLRPSHPLLTADGKASHVKGQCRVVVGVQGHCFGVTALVMDKLCNLGVDCLLGGNVIDHMGGVTVRRGSDAKYSVRWGKPYQNGCCGVPAGQDTGAGCACGVAGVAPLSGLGGDLVSLRVDDPDFVATFAQGRWTVSWRWSGESPKGLQTRVTEYKCTRAPNLHERYCAEIESWISKGWLKRWSRPIEGIIPLLAVFQPTKDKVRPVMDYRELNAFVESHTGGDAVAVCGEKIRKWRQLRGRLGVVDLKSAYLQIHVSEDLWKYQVVKYKGVPYALTRLGFGLSCAPRIMTKILGKVLSLDERVRRGTDHYIDDIVVQESVLGVEKLRKHLAKYGLVTKEPEGLDGGRLLGISLKGNARGHLQMSRGTALSEIHLEPAGLTKRELFSFCGRLVGHYPVAGWLRPYCSFLKRLGCNGAWDAPVEKEVSSLASELYTRVCQEDPVRGPWHVRPDGSVVVWTDASSLGLGVAIEVDGSIVEDASWLRKESDHSHINVAELEAVGRGVNLAIAWGFKTFTLAVDSLTVVNWMSNTIDGRNRVRTKSAAEMLVKRRLGVIRDTITEYGLSVTMRLVPTVENKADRMTRVPKKWLGHRGMSGGEAESMAAAIFTGETLGDAVWAAHLPHHLGVERTLYLAQQVRSDLTREQVKRELAGCEACQRVDPAPRGENLVETGSLAVEGNWCRVAIDVTHYGGQVFLSMVDCGPSRFAIWRRLPSETAAHIVAQLRTIVIERGPCDELLMDNSMAFRSATVAQFADEWGISLRFRAAYASSGNGIVERNHRTIKRIAERGRISPEEATFWYNVTPRKGTDGGSVPSNNLYRYSWRVPFDVNLRGLDEVSQGKFAVGDEVWVKPSTPSCTRQWAPGVITGVVSKHNVCVDGMPRHVRDVRKRRFGTDRSRENGIRELVEDGRPNLDRLLGSAAPPPPQLHPCEVAEVSEGDVEDGPQTAEDEVQNMDGEPQTAGVPSGDLDPDEPELQPLMLRRSQRERRRPQYLDDYEG